Part of the Clostridium sporogenes genome, ATATAAATGGATTTCTCCTACAATAGATGCCTTCTTTACAATGTGTAAGTAAGAAAAATGGGAACTTATTCATTTTTATATCTAAAAGATATTTTTAATATAAAGGCATATTATCACTAAATATAAGCATAAATAAAGAAGCATATTAAATAAAATATACTTCTTTATTCCTAAACTTTATATTTATAGTGTTCTGCTATTCTATTAGCTGCTTTCATACCAGTACTTAAAGCCCCTTGAGCCCATGCATGTGTTTGTGATATATGCTCACCTGCAAAATATACTCTTTCATCATACTCTGGCTGTTCTGATGCATATGCAAAAAGATTCTGTTGTTCTTCCCTATAATGACTAATTCCTCCATAAAAACCTTGTTCGTGATCCCATTCTATTGTTTTATAGGACTCCACTATTGAATTAAGATATCCTTTAGGTAAACCATGTACCTTCTCAACCTGTCTCTTTATTAATTCTACCCCTATCTTTTCATCTATATTACCTAACCGTACAGCATCAAGATTTAAATTATAAGATGCTAAAAGCACTCCTGGATTACTCCATGATTTATAATTTTTATGTTTTTTATGCTTCTTTTTATTTTTACTAATCTCTATATTTTTGCTAAGGTGATTATTGGGATACCATATACCTGAGATTATTAAATCTGTCCTAGAACTGCCACCTATTATTCTCTCATTTTTATTTCCTTCTTCCCAAAAACTATTATTACATAGAAATAATGTTTTTTGAGCTGCTTCATAGCCTAATTCTTTAATTGCTTGCATTTTTTCTGGAGTAAACATAGGATATATTTCTACACCTCGAAGACTTGAAAATGGTATTGCACAAATTATATAATCAAAATCTTCACAATATGTTTCTAAAGATTTTCCTTCTCTATATTTAATTCTAATCTTATTTTTTTCATCAATCTTATAAATCCCAGTTACTGTTCGTCCATTCATCCATTTTACTTTTCCTAAATTAGAATTTGATATGCTTATATACTCTTTAGGATTTTTAGATATTAACGAGTTATAAAAAGATATAGGTAATTTAGATAATCCTCCCTTTATATAATATCTATAATAATCATTTACAATATATTGGTCTTGTAAGTCTTCAATATAACTACCATAGTAAAGATAACCTATAAGTGGGGCAAGATAGGATAATAATTCTATAGCTCCTTCACTTAAACCTTTACCTGCCATAACCTTTCTTGTACTTATAGCTCCTAATTCCTTTATCTTTGGAGAGTACTCTTTTTTTATCTGTAATAATTCTTTTTTTGTACTAGTATCTAACTTATACAATTCGCTTTCTAATGCATAACTCAAAATTTCTTGCCATGATATATTTTTTTCAGAGGTAGATAAATTAAATTCTGGATATATGTTCTTCATTACACTTCTGCCCTCTGGATCATTCCTTGCACGTTTATTTCTGATATATATAATTCCATTTTCATTTTCCTGAACAAAGGGTCTAGTTTCTAGCCCAAAAGTATCTATATAGTGCCAAGTTGCTCCATGACTTACAGGTATACGCATAGCTCCAAGTTCACCATACATTTTTTTATCTTTATCAAAATAATACGTATATATCCTACCTCCAACACGTTCTTTTTGTTCTTCAAAAATCGTTATATTAAAACCAAGTTTTCTAAGTTCAAAGGCAG contains:
- a CDS encoding flavin monoamine oxidase family protein; the encoded protein is MEINEFIQPNNPTYEERDNMLKSALEEVGRIEDYNNIKELLGPQEDITNIIPPGRGKGIKVGIIGGGVAGLSSAFELRKLGFNITIFEEQKERVGGRIYTYYFDKDKKMYGELGAMRIPVSHGATWHYIDTFGLETRPFVQENENGIIYIRNKRARNDPEGRSVMKNIYPEFNLSTSEKNISWQEILSYALESELYKLDTSTKKELLQIKKEYSPKIKELGAISTRKVMAGKGLSEGAIELLSYLAPLIGYLYYGSYIEDLQDQYIVNDYYRYYIKGGLSKLPISFYNSLISKNPKEYISISNSNLGKVKWMNGRTVTGIYKIDEKNKIRIKYREGKSLETYCEDFDYIICAIPFSSLRGVEIYPMFTPEKMQAIKELGYEAAQKTLFLCNNSFWEEGNKNERIIGGSSRTDLIISGIWYPNNHLSKNIEISKNKKKHKKHKNYKSWSNPGVLLASYNLNLDAVRLGNIDEKIGVELIKRQVEKVHGLPKGYLNSIVESYKTIEWDHEQGFYGGISHYREEQQNLFAYASEQPEYDERVYFAGEHISQTHAWAQGALSTGMKAANRIAEHYKYKV